In a single window of the Nicotiana tomentosiformis chromosome 10, ASM39032v3, whole genome shotgun sequence genome:
- the LOC108948557 gene encoding uncharacterized mitochondrial protein AtMg00810-like, protein MALPEGLQSQGEYKVCKLLKSLYGLKQASMQRNIKLTDALQATNYIQIYVDDFLITGNNGRLVDQAKQILHKNFKVKYLGELKYFLGIEVLRSQKGILLNQRKYTLELISDVGLSGAKPVNTHLEVNAKFTTIDYDAYVGGITNPIFTDITSYQKLIGRLIYLTITRPDISFVVQVLSQFMQQPKVSHWEATLRLVRYFKGSPSQDILLKNSPCTQLTVYCDNNWAACPNTRRSVTGYIVNLGNSLISWK, encoded by the exons ATGGCTTTGCCTGAAGGGCTCCAAAGCCAAGGGGAGTATAAGGTGTGTAAGCTTCTCAAATCATTATATGGTTTGAAGCAGGCATCCATGCAACGGAACATAAAGCTGACTGATGCTCTTCAAGCAACTAACTACATTCAGA TATATGTGGATGATTTTCTTATTACTGGGAATAATGGAAGATTAGTTGATCAAGCAAAACAAATACTACATAAGAACTTCAAGGTAAAATATCTAGGTGAGCTCAAATATTTCTTGGGGATTGAAGTTCTGAGATCTCAGAAGGGGATATTACTTAACCAAAGAAAATATACCCTTGAGCTAATCTCTGATGTTGGTTTAAGTGGAGCCAAACCAGTGAATACACATTTGGAAGTAAATGCTAAGTTCACCACAATAGACTATGATGCATATGTAGGAGGGATCACAAATCCTATTTTTACAGACATTACCTCATATCAAAAGCTCATTGGGAGATTGATCTATCTCACTATCACCAGACCAGATATCAGCTTTGTTGTACAAGTGCTTAGCCAATTCATGCAGCAACCCAAGGTCTCACATTGGGAAGCAACACTCAGATTGGTAAGGTACTTCAAAGGGTCACCTAGTCAGGATATTCTGCTGAAAAATAGTCCATGCACACAGTTAACTGTGTACTGTGATAATAATTGGGCAGCCTGCCCAAATACCAGAAGGTCGGTGACTGGGTACATTGTGAATCTGGGGAATTCTCTTATATCatggaaataa